In Oscillospiraceae bacterium, the following are encoded in one genomic region:
- a CDS encoding WG repeat-containing protein, with protein sequence MSAKFQNEAPDPEKLIIKRIGAALLLVFIASLPILIFSGIIKLPFISLPFDTKESNNTGSTADPDITGGTHETGSMSTGNVSTETATEPDPAEQLKSVLAGFEVFSSEFAEKGYLLSDGRYNQDEYKLMLIDTSAIVLPKAFTFGDDVREIVFRSDKNKENVQTVASVRPSLKPRMGFIFRENADGAMSLLRPDGAVIYDQIPENVSFVGARDSSDNPVFQIDDKYCYYDFTSGSFVSSTYDPKLDYRGIEFDYPSYYGKPDSDVIRFHTSANKWGYKKLDGTPCLGTDNNYGQIGAYEFRDERGVIFMSNNSMEVVQRYGGIAISNVSLYRPEHDGIEKLGFYMYEFGLMRARIKKFNNKGEMIKDYETVIGISGAEFFLPADYEIISYSDGVFLMKKGDYYGYLSHTGKWICKPVYTYAQPFMEGLGVIGYKDGKKGMMDTSGNYAVPPVFDQITSCSGGVISLYDDLTGYYLIHKLLIPSSTADNSAVDNTVAENSDGESSAE encoded by the coding sequence CTCGTGTTTATCGCATCGCTGCCTATACTGATTTTTTCAGGAATAATAAAACTGCCGTTCATTTCTCTTCCCTTTGACACAAAAGAATCAAATAATACAGGCTCGACCGCAGATCCGGATATTACCGGAGGCACTCATGAGACCGGCTCCATGTCCACTGGAAATGTCAGCACAGAAACCGCGACAGAACCAGATCCCGCAGAACAATTAAAGAGTGTTCTCGCAGGCTTTGAAGTTTTTTCGTCGGAATTTGCCGAAAAAGGGTATTTGCTTTCCGACGGAAGATACAATCAGGATGAATACAAGCTGATGCTGATCGACACGTCAGCCATTGTTCTTCCTAAAGCATTTACCTTCGGCGACGATGTCCGGGAAATCGTCTTTCGCAGCGACAAGAATAAAGAAAACGTGCAAACAGTTGCTTCGGTGCGCCCTTCGTTAAAACCGAGAATGGGCTTTATTTTTCGTGAAAACGCCGACGGCGCAATGTCTCTGCTGCGTCCTGACGGGGCGGTTATCTACGATCAGATACCGGAAAACGTGAGTTTTGTCGGCGCGCGCGACAGCAGTGATAATCCAGTTTTTCAGATAGACGACAAGTATTGTTATTACGATTTCACTTCCGGGTCTTTTGTTTCGAGTACATATGACCCGAAGCTTGATTATCGCGGCATTGAATTTGATTATCCCTCTTATTACGGAAAGCCGGACAGCGACGTCATAAGATTTCACACTTCAGCAAACAAATGGGGTTATAAAAAATTAGACGGCACACCATGCCTGGGCACAGATAATAATTACGGGCAAATAGGCGCTTATGAATTTCGTGATGAACGAGGCGTTATATTCATGTCTAATAACAGCATGGAAGTTGTTCAAAGATACGGCGGCATTGCTATTTCAAATGTTTCTTTGTATCGTCCGGAGCATGACGGAATAGAAAAGCTCGGATTTTATATGTATGAGTTTGGTTTAATGCGCGCCAGAATAAAAAAATTCAACAACAAAGGCGAAATGATAAAGGATTATGAAACGGTGATCGGAATAAGCGGTGCCGAATTTTTCCTTCCCGCCGATTATGAAATAATATCGTATTCCGACGGCGTCTTTCTGATGAAAAAGGGAGATTATTATGGATATCTCTCTCATACAGGAAAATGGATCTGCAAACCTGTTTACACATACGCACAGCCCTTTATGGAGGGATTGGGCGTTATCGGGTACAAGGACGGGAAAAAGGGCATGATGGACACATCGGGTAATTACGCTGTTCCTCCCGTATTCGATCAGATAACCTCATGTTCCGGAGGAGTTATTTCTCTTTACGACGATCTGACGGGATATTATCTCATACACAAGCTTTTAATTCCCTCGTCTACCGCGGATAATTCCGCGGTAGATAATACTGTAGCAGAAAACTCAGACGGAGAAAGCTCTGCCGAATAA
- a CDS encoding aminoglycoside phosphotransferase family protein, which produces MNINRINDFITLDKNDITALFAPFDMSIGIINFSLKDSMSNTGYEVTTTKGRFFLKLYSNTTDKIETAVYRYLKNKINVPKLFYYDGIKEKFPFTYTITEFIDGVSLISHVRNNLKYPPEKSFEIGRMCAAIHKKKYTHDALLDDKLNSSRELPYTRDKILRLINGKPGNHLNVVTVEKLKAFIGDNSTLFDRIEAESVLCHGDFGYGNIMISDEKIYLIDFEFAYAGSIYNDIGHFFRRKGIDVQALIDDRIYNSFADGYNSVSDTQLPSDWFRLARLCDINAMLCLLNHDGVPAEWIEDIEADILYSIC; this is translated from the coding sequence ATGAACATCAACCGTATAAACGATTTTATAACGCTTGATAAGAATGATATTACAGCACTGTTTGCTCCGTTTGACATGTCGATCGGGATAATTAACTTTTCACTCAAGGACAGTATGAGCAACACAGGTTACGAAGTTACAACGACAAAAGGCAGGTTTTTTCTAAAGCTGTACTCGAATACAACCGATAAAATCGAAACCGCCGTTTATAGATACCTGAAGAACAAAATCAATGTTCCGAAGTTGTTTTATTATGACGGCATTAAAGAGAAGTTTCCGTTTACGTACACTATAACAGAGTTTATCGACGGCGTTTCATTAATAAGCCATGTGCGTAACAACTTGAAATATCCGCCGGAAAAGTCTTTTGAAATCGGCCGTATGTGCGCGGCGATACATAAAAAGAAATACACACACGACGCACTTCTTGATGACAAGTTAAACTCTTCAAGGGAGCTTCCGTACACACGCGATAAAATCTTGCGTCTGATTAACGGCAAGCCGGGAAATCATCTTAATGTCGTAACGGTCGAAAAGCTGAAAGCGTTTATCGGAGACAATTCCACCCTATTCGATAGGATTGAAGCCGAAAGCGTGTTGTGCCACGGCGATTTCGGTTACGGGAATATAATGATTTCCGACGAAAAGATATATCTGATTGATTTTGAGTTTGCTTATGCCGGTAGTATATATAATGATATAGGACACTTTTTCAGACGAAAGGGCATAGATGTGCAGGCGCTTATTGATGATCGTATATATAACTCTTTTGCCGACGGTTACAATTCCGTTTCTGATACACAACTGCCGTCAGATTGGTTCAGACTTGCCCGTCTGTGCGATATAAACGCAATGCTCTGTCTGTTAAACCATGACGGTGTTCCGGCAGAGTGGATAGAAGATATTGAAGCCGATATCCTATATTCAATATGTTAG
- a CDS encoding GNAT family protein codes for MKYYKKIIGERLYLSPINTDEADSYIKWMNDEAVAVNFGQYPRLVASKNDMKWLYEPASDMHRYAIVLLDEDVLIGSISLHNIDHLNRNAFIGIFIGENEHRNKGYGAEAIRLILNYGFKTMNLHNIMLTVHADNLAGITCYKKVGFRETGRLREWIFKDGMYVDKIYMGILEREFDV; via the coding sequence ATGAAATACTATAAGAAAATTATCGGTGAGCGATTATATCTTTCACCTATAAACACAGATGAAGCAGATAGTTACATTAAATGGATGAATGACGAAGCTGTTGCCGTTAATTTTGGTCAATATCCCCGTTTAGTTGCATCGAAAAATGATATGAAATGGCTATATGAACCGGCTAGCGATATGCACCGCTATGCAATTGTGCTTCTCGACGAAGACGTGTTAATTGGCAGCATAAGCCTTCATAATATCGACCACCTTAATCGTAATGCTTTCATAGGCATTTTTATCGGTGAGAACGAGCACCGAAACAAGGGGTATGGCGCTGAAGCTATTCGGCTAATTCTCAATTATGGATTCAAGACAATGAATCTTCACAACATCATGCTCACCGTACATGCGGACAATTTAGCGGGTATCACTTGCTATAAAAAAGTGGGGTTTCGTGAAACAGGTCGGCTGCGTGAATGGATATTCAAAGATGGAATGTATGTCGATAAGATTTATATGGGTATTCTGGAACGCGAGTTCGATGTATAA